The following are encoded together in the Leptidea sinapis chromosome 29, ilLepSina1.1, whole genome shotgun sequence genome:
- the LOC126973274 gene encoding pyrimidodiazepine synthase-like: protein MSHYSYKTAGPVAPAPVAPGRLRLFHVDMNPYGHRVLLVLDAKRASYELCVLDPLRLPEWFKANNKKNKIPVLEVPRQEGEQYLFESVVICDYLDQIITRNPLHSTNAFRKAQDRLLIERFNELIKGTLECFDTNFEFGSEQIVQTIQVLEDELITRGTNYFGGSRPGMVDYMIWPWVERLYLIRAISPGKFDAKRKLFPNFADWGDQMMADEVVKKHARTPYEYLEYYKNARTHSMGYYL, encoded by the exons GTCCGGTGGCCCCGGCGCCGGTGGCCCCGGGCCGACTGCGGCTGTTCCACGTGGACATGAACCCGTATGGTCACCGCGTGCTGCTGGTGTTAGACGCCAAGCGGGCCAGCTACGAGCTCTGCGTGCTGGATCCGCTGCGGCTGCCCGAATGGTTCAAGGCCAATAACAAGAAAA ACAAGATCCCAGTCCTGGAGGTTCCGCGACAGGAGGGAGAGCAGTACCTGTTCGAGAGCGTGGTCATCTGCGACTACCTGGACCAGATTATCACCAGAAACCCGCTACACTCCACGAACGCCTTCAGGAAAGCGCAGGACAGACTGCTGATCGAGAGGTTCAATGAG cTCATAAAAGGCACGCTGGAATGCTTCGACACCAACTTCGAGTTCGGCAGCGAGCAGATCGTGCAGACCATTCAGGTGCTGGAGGACGAGCTCATCACCAGGG GGACGAATTACTTCGGCGGCTCCCGGCCTGGTATGGTGGACTACATGATCTGGCCGTGGGTGGAGCGCCTGTACCTCATCAGGGCCATCAGTCCCGGCAAGTTCGACGCCAAGAGGAAACTGTTCCCCAACTTC GCGGACTGGGGTGACCAAATGATGGCGGACGAGGTGGTCAAGAAGCACGCTCGCACGCCCTACGAGTATTTGGAGTATTACAAGAACGCTAGGACTCATTCCATGGGATATTACTTATAA